CGCCAACGGTTGACCGGTCAACGCCCGCCGCGGCCCGAGCACCTCGGCTTCGGCCAGGCGGCGGTTGGCCTCGGTCGCTGAGATCCGCCACCGGATCCGCAGCACGTCTTTCCAGTTCTTGGCGCCCAACTCCTTGGGCGTCGTTTCGGTCTGTAGCCGGGCCAGCGCACGATGCCACTGCGTAGGTAGTTGACAGGTCAGCGTCTCCAGCTCGTCGAGCACGTCGAGCAGTTCGCGGTGGGTGAGCATGTCCAGGTCGCAGCCGGCCAGCGACTCGTGGGCGGACCGCAGCGCGGCCATCGCCACCTGCACCGGAGTCGCCAACATCATTCGAACATACATTCGACCACCGACAACCCAACCCAGGCTGGACAACAGAAACCAAAGTGACAGAAGAGATTTCAGCTGTGAACGACCCTGACGGGTTTCGGCAGGCGCCTACTGACCCTTGCCGGTGAAATCCGCCAGGGCGGCGGCATTGGCGGCCGCGCCCATCAGGACCGCGAAGTGCCCGTTCTCTCTTTCCGTCGCCGCGGCGATGCCCTCGCGGGTCGGCGCGATGATCGTCTGCTTGACGGCCATGAGACTCGAAATCGGCCGGGAGGCAAGGATTTCGGCATGACGGCGTGCCTCTGGTAACAGATCGTCGGACTCGCAGACCTTCCAGACCAGCCCCATCGCCCGCGCCTCCTCGGCACCGACCCATTCCGAGGACAGCAGCAGCCATGCGGCGTTCTGCCGGCCCATCAACCGTGGCAACAGGTACGACGACGCCGCTTCCGGCGCCACGCCGAGGCTGGTGAAGGGGGTCTTCAGGCGTGCGGCCGAGGACATGAACGCCAGATCCGCGTAACCGAGGATCGTCGCGCCGATGCCCACCCCCACTCCGTTGACCGCAATGATCAACGGTTTGGGGAAGTCGGCGAGCGCCTCGATCATCGTCGAGAAGTGGCTGCCCTTCTCGTTGAACTCGGGATCGGTGATGCGCCTCTGCATTTCGTTGAGGTCGTTGCCGGCGCTGAACGCCCGCCCGGCGCCCGTCAGCAACACCACGGCGACTTCCGGATCGGCGGCGGCCTCGTTCAGCGCGGTCGCGGTGGCGAAGTACAGCTCCTCGTTGAACGCGTTGAGGACGTCGGGCCGATTGAGCGTCAGGGTCCGCACCCGCTGGTCGTCGACAATCTCGAGAATCACGCCAGCAGCGTATGCGCTAGCCGTTGCTGTACACCCGGGCGGGTGCGATAAGGACGACCGTGCGGCGCTGCTCGGCCATCACCCGGTCGTATTCGTCCCAATCGTCGTGTGTGCCACTGGCGGCGGTGAACACCTCACGCAACAGCAGACGAAGCTGCTCGGAATCGGCCAGCCACGGCTGAGGGTCGTCGGGACCCGCCAACTCCGCTGTGCCTTCGACGGTGGCCCACTGCCATCCCTTTCGGAACGTGACCGCCAGTTGTGGACGTGCGCGCAGGTTCGCCAGTTTCACTTTTCCGTAGGTGACGAAGCCCAGGGCCGGCTGCCCCGTCGCGGGATGGGTCAGCACACCGACGTTGACCAGTGACGCCTGGACCGTGGCGTCGGCGCGCACGGTCGCGACCACAGCGAGGCCGCTGTCGTCGGCCGCAAGGGCGAAGGCTTCCTCCAGTGTGGGCATCTGACCTCACCCGATCCGGTTGTCGGTGACGAACGGCGTTCGGTAAACGTAGCGGCTCGTCGGCACGGTGTCGACGTTGCGGTTCGCCCCGAATGCCGAGGTACTGGCCACCATTCGGTCCATCCGGCGGCTCAGCTCGGCGTCGCCGGGAGCGCCGAAGAACGCGTGCAGATCGGTGACAGCCGCTTCGGGGAAGAGCTCTTCGACGATCGCGTCGATCGGCGGGGCGTCCGGAGTCAAGGCGCGCACCACCGCGTTCTGGGTGTAGCCGAACGTGGACTGCGTTTCGATGGCCACCGGTGTGTGGTCGATGTGCCAGCGCCGCAGCCAGGTCGCCTCGTCCAAGTCCTCGGGCCTGCGCAGTAGCGCGATGTTCGCGAAGCCGTCCGTGCGCGCTCCTTCGGCGGTGGCGGGCGGCGGCAACGGCACCGATTCGGTGACGAGGTAAGCGGCAACCTCGTCCGCCTCGGATGCCAGCCGGGACAACGCCGCGATCACCGGCTCGGCGTACGACTGATGCGCCCACAGGGTGACGAACCCGACGACCGGCGGCTCGAGGGTCGTCAACGTCATGAGTGAGTTGCGCACGACACCGTCGCGCACATTGACGGCCAGCCCAGGCAATCCGAGCTCGAGCAGGTCCGCCGCGACGTCGGTCCGCATCCTCGTGCACCATGCGTCATCCGCATCCGCGCGCCGGAGCGCGATGATCATCTTTTCCACCGGTCGAACCTACCGCGAGGACGTGGTCAGGCTTCCAGCCTCGCCCGGATGCTCGCCAGCCGCTGCTCGAGTTCGGCCTCGTCGATGACGCCTCGGCTCACCAGAGAATGCGCCAGCGACATCAGCTGGTTCTCGGGATACGGCAGGTTGGAGTACAGCGTCGCCGATAGCTCGTCCTCCTCGTCGCGGCGCTGCTTGAAATCAGGGATGTTCTCGTCACACGAGGCCCGGTCCAAAGCGTCGCACATGCCGTCCAAGCTCGACTTCCACGGTGGCACAGGATTTTCGACGCCCCACTTGGCGGCCATTCGGGACCAGACCTGATCGCGCTCGACGATTTCCTCCAGTGGCGCGATGCGGGAGGACTCGATGGACGCGGGACCGTCGGCGGCGTTCATCCGGCGTTGCCCGGATGAATCGCGGGACGGGTGTCGACGATCATGTTGGTCGTGACCCCCGCCTTCGGCAGCGCCACCCCGATCAGGCAGTCCCGGGTGATTATCTCGACGAGCTGATCCTCGGTCCAGTCCTCGGTGCCCTCGGGCTGCAGGGGCATCACCATGAATCGGTGCTTCTGGTTGGAGTCCTGCACATGGACCGTCACCTCGTCGGGCAGATAAAGCCCGAACTCGGCGAGCACCTGCCGCGGCCAGCGGACAAGGCGCCGACGGTAATTCGGTGTGCGGTACCACTCGGGTGAGTTGCCGAGGATCGGTCTCGGGTAGCAGGAGCACAACGCGCAGACGATCACGTTGTGCACCGTGGGGGTGTCCGCGAGGATCTGGAACGCGGTGAAGTCGCTCGGTGTCCCCCATCCGGTGGGGTGCAACCAATCGACGCCGACCTCCTTGCTCGCCGTCATCGGCTCCGCGAGAGCGAGCTCCTTGAACTTCGGGTCAAGCCACGCCCTGGCGACCAGACGCGCAGCCGGAGTCGGGCCGATCTGCTCGGCGAACTCGGTCATCAAGCGGTGCTCCTCGGCCGTGAAGATGCCCTTCTCGATGCACAGTTCGCGCAGGGCGATCTCCAGAACCTCGAAGTCCGTGATCTCGTCGACCATCGGCGCGACGGTCCGGTCGTGATCGTGGTCGTGGTCGTGACCGTGGTCAGACAAATCGAATCCCTTCTGTCAGAGTCTATTTGGCGGCGTCGAGCCAGTGTTCGGGAATCTCGGTGGATATGACGTCGTTGTCGGTTCCGGTGTAGCCGTACCAGAGGTCGGCCATGTTGAACTTCACGACGTAAAACCACTCCGGCTTTGCGGGACGATCCCAGGTTTCGTCCTCGGCGGCCGGGCTCTCGTAAGCGACGGCCTCGATTTCGCCGGTCGCACCGCGCACGTATTCAGGGGTGCGGGTGTAGAAGATCACCGGGAGTTCGCGCACCACGACCGGATCACCGACCTTGAACCTGGGCGTCCCGGCCTGACCGGAATAGCACTGCGGATCGCCCTTCCCGTTCGCCTCTTCGGCGTGCTGGTTGCGCTTGACGTGCGATCCGTCGCCCTCGGACTTCGGTTTGGCCTCCAGCGTCTTGCCCTCGAGCCCGCCCGCGTAGCGCTGTTGGACCTCGGCCATCCGCTCGCTCAACTCGGTCAGCCCGATGTGGTGCTTCTCCACCAGAACGCGAGCGACAGCGAGCAACCAGCGGCCGTAGTAGGGCAGGCCCAGATATTCCGCGCGCCCGACGTCGACGTTGCCGATGCGCCGTCTCTCCTCCGACAGCCAGATACCGCGCCAGCCCAGCACCTCGCAGATGACGTACGTCATGTGTTCCCAGAGCTCGTACTGCTTGTTTTCGTACTTCATCGGCGCGTCCGGCTCGCCGCCGACGTCGTGGACGGGCTTGAGGTACGCGGTGATCCGGCCGTGGTCGAGCATGTCCGGGGTCGGCGCATCGGGAAGTTCCGGGTACGCCGATTTGAGTCGGGACGTCAGTTCGAGTTGAGCCGCCCGCTCTGCTGCAGTACTCATCAAGGGTCCCTTCGTCGGCCGGACATGCCGGCACTCATTGCTGATCGGCGAATCTGAACGGGGGGCGGAATGCGGTGCGCAGGGCAAGGTCCAGCAACGCCGTCGAACACGACAGCATTGTTGGGCATCGGCACCTCCCGGCTGCTCTATAAACCCAGCGCCGACTCTATCGGGCAAATTGAACTTATACAGCCAAATCGAAAACGGACTCAGCTGTTGACGGATACGTAAACCATTGTGGGTTCTTGCCATGTGCCACAAGCTGTTTGGCGCCGGGCTCACCGAGACCGATCGTCCATCCCGAAAACGACGCGGCGGCCTTGTCGCGCGACTCGCACCGAGTTCGGCCGTCGAGCGGCTTCGGTGGCGTCAGAATGGGTGGATGACCACTGCCAGCCGGGTCTTCGAGGTGTTGAAGCCGCCCACGCCGGACCTCGGCGCGGTCGTTCGCAGCCTGCTCGGTGTCCTGGCTATGGCGATCTTCGCGCTGGCCATCGGCGGCGGTGCCGCCGGGGTTTGGACAGCCGCCGCCGGGGTGGTCTGTGGCGCGATCGCACTGCAGGACAGCCCCGGCGGACGTGTGCAACTCGTCGTCATCGTGGCCTTGCAGATGGCCGGCGCCGTCCTCGTCGGAGCGTTGACATCGGCGTACACCATCGTGTTCATCGTCGTCGTCGCGGTGTGGTGCCTGGCGGCCGGCATGCAGTGGGCGCTCGGGGGCAATGCGGGGCTCGTCGCCGCCGCGGGCAGTGCGCTGCTGGTGATCGCGCCTCCGATTGCGCCGTCGGTGACGTCGGTCGCGCTGCCCACGATCCTGACGATCGCGGCGGGCTGCGTGCAGGCGGCGCTCATCGCCGTCTGGCCTCCCCAACGTTGGCGCACGCAGAGCGACGCGTTGGCATTGGCGTACCGGTCCCTGGCCGACGAGGCGCGACGCATCACCGCCGATCACGACGAACCCCCGGAGGCGGCTCAACTGACCGGGCTTCGCGACGCGTTCGCCGACACTCAGGCCACCAGGCGGCCCGAGGCTTACCACGGCGGCCATCGCCTACCCGAGCGGTTGATGGCAACGCTGGTGGCGCTGCGCGGAGCCGACGGCGATGAGCGC
The sequence above is drawn from the Mycobacterium gallinarum genome and encodes:
- a CDS encoding enoyl-CoA hydratase/isomerase family protein, giving the protein MILEIVDDQRVRTLTLNRPDVLNAFNEELYFATATALNEAAADPEVAVVLLTGAGRAFSAGNDLNEMQRRITDPEFNEKGSHFSTMIEALADFPKPLIIAVNGVGVGIGATILGYADLAFMSSAARLKTPFTSLGVAPEAASSYLLPRLMGRQNAAWLLLSSEWVGAEEARAMGLVWKVCESDDLLPEARRHAEILASRPISSLMAVKQTIIAPTREGIAAATERENGHFAVLMGAAANAAALADFTGKGQ
- a CDS encoding TIGR03618 family F420-dependent PPOX class oxidoreductase; its protein translation is MPTLEEAFALAADDSGLAVVATVRADATVQASLVNVGVLTHPATGQPALGFVTYGKVKLANLRARPQLAVTFRKGWQWATVEGTAELAGPDDPQPWLADSEQLRLLLREVFTAASGTHDDWDEYDRVMAEQRRTVVLIAPARVYSNG
- a CDS encoding EthD domain-containing protein — translated: MEKMIIALRRADADDAWCTRMRTDVAADLLELGLPGLAVNVRDGVVRNSLMTLTTLEPPVVGFVTLWAHQSYAEPVIAALSRLASEADEVAAYLVTESVPLPPPATAEGARTDGFANIALLRRPEDLDEATWLRRWHIDHTPVAIETQSTFGYTQNAVVRALTPDAPPIDAIVEELFPEAAVTDLHAFFGAPGDAELSRRMDRMVASTSAFGANRNVDTVPTSRYVYRTPFVTDNRIG
- a CDS encoding thiocyanate hydrolase, translating into MNAADGPASIESSRIAPLEEIVERDQVWSRMAAKWGVENPVPPWKSSLDGMCDALDRASCDENIPDFKQRRDEEDELSATLYSNLPYPENQLMSLAHSLVSRGVIDEAELEQRLASIRARLEA
- the scnC gene encoding thiocyanate hydrolase subunit gamma, yielding MVDEITDFEVLEIALRELCIEKGIFTAEEHRLMTEFAEQIGPTPAARLVARAWLDPKFKELALAEPMTASKEVGVDWLHPTGWGTPSDFTAFQILADTPTVHNVIVCALCSCYPRPILGNSPEWYRTPNYRRRLVRWPRQVLAEFGLYLPDEVTVHVQDSNQKHRFMVMPLQPEGTEDWTEDQLVEIITRDCLIGVALPKAGVTTNMIVDTRPAIHPGNAG
- a CDS encoding SH3-like domain-containing protein; amino-acid sequence: MSTAAERAAQLELTSRLKSAYPELPDAPTPDMLDHGRITAYLKPVHDVGGEPDAPMKYENKQYELWEHMTYVICEVLGWRGIWLSEERRRIGNVDVGRAEYLGLPYYGRWLLAVARVLVEKHHIGLTELSERMAEVQQRYAGGLEGKTLEAKPKSEGDGSHVKRNQHAEEANGKGDPQCYSGQAGTPRFKVGDPVVVRELPVIFYTRTPEYVRGATGEIEAVAYESPAAEDETWDRPAKPEWFYVVKFNMADLWYGYTGTDNDVISTEIPEHWLDAAK